The Vicinamibacterales bacterium sequence AACACGAGGGCGATGCCGATCGCGAGCACCACGCCCTGCAGGGCGAGCGCCGCGGATCGCGCGTCATCATCAGGAGTCCCACGTCCTGCGCGACGATCCCGGCCAGGGACGCCACGAGCAGCGGGGTCGCCCACCGCTTGCGCAGGATGAGCCCCACGGCGCCGAGGGCACCGCCCCACACCGCAATCGCCGTCGCGGACACCGCCCAGATCGGGCGCGCGGCGTACATCGCCTGCTGGTCCGGCGACAGCTGGGCCACGGCCTCGGGCGTCATCATCACGTCGCTCAGGTAGGCGGCGCACCCGATGAGGTTCCAGAGCAGCGCGAGCACGGCGACCGGCATGTACCACTTCGGCGTGGTGTTCATGGACCTCCCCCGCCGGCGCGGACGCGCCGGGCGCCACACGGTAACACGGACCGCCGGCGGCCGCCGGGCGATCGCGGCCGTCAGGGAGTCAGCGGCCACGAGACGAACCAACGGGCGAAGGCCTGCCAGACCGGCCGCTGCGCGAGCGTGAACCACCCCACGTGCAGCAGCAGGCTCCAGGCCAGCATCGCGCGCCAGGTCCAGGCCGCCCGGGACGCCCGGTCGCGCATCGCGAGTGCGGCGAGCACGAGGTCGCCGCCGCCGAAAGTGACGGCCTGGTAGAGGAGCGGGTGCGGGAACGGCGGCGCGAAGATCCCGAGCAGCCGTCCGACGACGGGGTCGATGAGCGGAAACACCGTGCAGACCATGAGGCGCGCGTGCTCGGCGGGTCGGCGGCGGTACCACAGGCCGCCGGCGAGAGCCGGCAGGAAGACGGCCACGGCCGAAAGCGGGAGGTAGAGGTTCGGCGCCTCGACCGACAGCGTCGCATCGTCCATCGCGCTGAAGCGCTGGTGCGCGAGCAGGATCGAGGACAGGATCACCGCCGGTCCGACCACGAACGACACACGGCCGAGGGCGCGATGTACGGGGCGGGCGTCACCCCGCGACAGGAAGGGCTGCGTCGCCATCAGTCCCGTCCACGCGGCCATCACGACGGCGTGTACGTGCGTGTACGGGTCGATGCCCGCGAACGGCCGGCCGAGGTAGCGGGGCCAGAACGCGGGCACGGCCGCCGCGACCATGGCGAGCACGTACCAGCCACTCGCGGCGAGACGGACGGGCGCGGCCGGACGCAACATCGGTGCTGATTCGCCTGGCCGGCCGGCTACTTCGCCGGAATCGTCGCCGGCTTGCCCTTCTCGAGAATGCGGAACGTGACCACCTTCGACGGCTCGGCCGTGCGCGTCGCGCTGACGGCGTAGGGCGCCTCGAACTGGAGGTCGCCGGCGCGGGCGGTGTACGGCGCCTTCCCGTCGGGCGTCACCACCTGCACGCCCTCGAGCACATAGGAGAACGAGAACGCGGGGTGCGAATGGCGGCCGGAGCTGCCGGTGGAGTTCGTCAGGTGCGTGATGACCACCTCCTTGCCGGGACACCACTCGCCGAGGTCCACGCGCGTCAGCTCCTTCGTCGCGGTCTGGCGATCCTGCGCCGCCGTCGTCGCGGTCCACACCGTTGCGAACACCACGCCGCAGACGAACGCCGCGGCGGCAATCAGTCCCTGTCGCACCATGGGGGCCTCCACTCACGGCCAGCCGCGCGCCGTGGGCGGGATTCTGCCACAGGCGTCGTACGCGCGGTCCGGGTGGCGGCCGCGGGCGGCGGACGAGCCGCCAGGGAGGGCGCACCCGGCAGGTGTCCTCTGTGGAGCACTCCACCGCCGTGGATTCCGGTCAGGTTCTCGCAGCCGAGTGCACCGACGGCGGGCACGTCCATTGCAGTCCGTCGAGATCAAGCCGGCGGTGCCGGCGGAAGGAGGGGCCGTGAACAAGATGAGACATGCCGTGGTCGCGCTGCTGGTCGCAAGCGCGGTCAGCCTGCCGCCCATTCCGGCGTTCGCCGATCAGCACGACCGCGGCCGTCACGACGACCGCTACGAGCGGGACTACCGGCACGGCAAGAGCAGGAAGAGCAAGGCGGCGCCGAAGGCCTGGCGCCACTACGACGAGCGGCACTACGAACCTGGGCAGCGCGGATACGACCCGGTGCGCTACTACCGGAGCGGCGGCCGGTACCGGCCGGTACGGCTGGGCCGCAACGATCGGATCTACCGCGGTTCCGACAACCGTTACTACTGCCGGCGTGACGACGGCACCACGGGCCTGATCGTCGGCGGCATCGCGGGCGGCATCCTGGGGAGCATCATCGCCCCCCGGGATTCGAAGGCCATCGGCGCCATCATCGGCGCGGGCGCCGGCGCCATCATCGGCCGCGAGATCGACGACGGCATCGAGTGCCGCTGACCGGATCCACCCGGCGGGCCGCGGAGGACACCCCTTCGCGGCCCGCGGCACGTACGGCCGCGATCAGTCGTTCCGGAGCGCCGCCAGGGGGTCGAGGCGGGACGCCCGCCGCGCGGGCCAGACGCTCGCCGCCAGCGACACCGCGACGAGCACGAGCGCGATGAGTCCGATGGTGGCGGGGTCCCGTCCCGTCGTCTGCACCAGCAGCTCGGTGCGCTGGAAGAGCTGCCCGACGGCCAGGGCCCCCGCCAGGCCGACGCTCAACCCGACGGCCAGTTGCCACAGCGACCGCCGGAGGAACATCCCCGCCACGTCTCCGCCCGCGGCGCCCAGGGCCATTCGCACCCCGATCTCCTGCGTTCGCTGGCTCACCGAGTACGCCGTCACCGCATAGAGCCCCACCGCGGACAGCGCGAGCGCGATCCCCGCGAAGATGGCGAACATGGTGCCGAACACGCGAAACGCCCATCGCTGCCTGGCCAGCGCCTCGTCGAGCGTCCGCACGTTGTAGAGCGGCAGGTCGGGATCGATGGCGCGGACCTCCTCTCGGACGAGCGGCACGACGGCCTGGGGGTCGCCGTCGGCGCGCACCAGCAGCTGCATGAACGCCCGGGGATCGGCGCGGAAGGGCACGTAGGCGATCGGGTCCGACTCGGGCGCCGAGAGATCCCGCTGCCAGACGTTGGGCACGATGCCGACGATGGTGCCGCCAATCGACGCCGCCACGCCGGGCGGTGGCGCGCCACCCGCCGTGTCCAGCGTCAGCTCGATCCTGCGGCCGAGCGGATCCTCGTCGGGGAAGTAGCGGCGCGCGAAGCGATCGTTGACGACGACGCCGTCCCTGCCGGGCAGGCCATCCGCGCCGTCCAGGGCGCGCCCGCGTGTGACGGCCAGGCCGAGCGTCTCGAAGTACCGCGGATCCACCGTGAGCATGGTGACCGTCGGCGCCTGCTCGTCCTTCGCCAGCGTGCGGCCGTCGATGCTCAGGCGCCGGGCGAATCCGCCGCCCAGCGGCAGGTTGCTGGCCACGGAGGCCGCCCGCACCGAGCCGACGGCCGCCAGGCGCTCCCGCAGCCGGTCGTAGAACGCGAGGCGCTCCTCCACCGCGGGATACTTGCGGTCCGGCAAAGTGAGCGACATCGCGACCAGGCGCGACGTGTCCACGCCGAGGTCCAGTCGATACAGCGTCAGGAAGTTGCGCATCATGAAGCCGGCGCCCGCCAGGAGCGTCAGCGTCAGCGCCAGCTCGCCCATCACGAGCACGCTGCTCCACCGGCCGACGCGCACGCCGGCCGTGCCCGAGCGCCCCCCATCCTTCAGGACGTCGTTGACGTCCGTCCTGGACACGTGGAGGGCGGGCGCGAGCCCGAAGAGGATGGCCGTGCCCACGCAGATGGCGGCGAGGAACGCGATGACGCGGCCGTCCATGGTGAACGCGATCCAGTAGGGCCTGCCAACGTCCTGCGTGGCGAGGTCGAAGAGCCGGATGCCCACCGCGGCGAGGCCCAGGCCCAGCAGCCCGGCGACGACGGCCAGCAGCAGGCTCTCGACCAGGAGCTGCCGGACCACGCGCCAGCGGTTGGCGCCGATGGATATCCTGACGGCGATCTCGCGCGTTCGATGCGCGGCCCGCGACAACAGCAGGTTCGCGACGTTGGCGCAGGCGATGAGCAGCACGAAGGCGACCGCCCCCATCAGCGAGAGGAACACCGCGCGGATCGGCCCGCCGTTCACCCGCTCGTTGAACGTCTGCAGCCTTGGCACGACGTCGGTGTTCGTGGACGGGTGATCGCGCGACAGCCGCTGGCCGATGCTCTGCAGTTCCGCGTCGGCCTCCGCGCGCGAGGCCTCGGGTCGCAGCCGCCCGAACACGCCGAGCGTGCGCGCGTTCCTGGGCCGCGCCGGCAGATCGGCCACCATGCCGAGCGGCTGCCAGAGGTCGCTGTTCTGCGGGAACCTGAAGTCCTCGGGCATCACGCCGATGACGACGGAGGGCACGTCGTTCACCCGGACCACGCGGCCAAGGATGCCGGGATCGGCGCCGTAGCGGGACTTCCAGACGGCGCTGCCGAGGATGACGACACCGGGCGCGCCCGGTCGATCGTCGTCGGGGAGGAAGTCGCGCCCGAGCATGGGGGCCTGCCCGAGCAGGGCGAACGCGTTGGCCGACAGGAACGTGCCGAAATCGCGCTCGGGCGGCCGGCCCTCGTCGCTCACGTTCATGGTCGTGTCGGAGTAGGCGGCCAGGCCCGCGAACCTGGTTGCCGACTGGCGCCAGTCCGCGAAGTCCTCGTAGGACACGCCGAGGTCGCGGCTGCGGACCCGGTCGTACGAGCCAATCGCCATGATGCGGTCCGGATCGTCGAACGGGAGCCCGCGAATCAGGACCGCGTTCACGAAGGTGAACACCGTGGCGTTCACGCCGATGCCGAGCGCGAGCGCGACCACGGCGGCCGCGGCGAACCATTTGTCCTTGACGAGCAGCCGCGTCGCGAAGCGCAGATCCTGCCAGAGGCCCATCGCGTCCCCCCTGAGGCGGAGCGCCGGGACCGGCCGTCTCGGCCCGGGCAGGCGCACCCCGCTCCAGACCATTACGCCGCCCGGGGACGCAGGTTCCTCCCGCGGCGCGACTAGGCCCAGGAAACCGTCGTGCCCGCCGCGAGCGCGTACGGCGATGGTGACGCCCGGCTGCGGCGTCAGCGGCCCGCGCGCGGCGCGGCCGACCGCAAGCCCCAGACGACGAGGGACAGAGTAGCGATGAGGGCGGCGCCGCCGCCGCGAAGCAGGATCGCGATGATGCCCTCCTGGAACGGCGTCCCGTGCGCGGCGCCCGCCGCCATGGGCAGAAGCGCGTTGCCGGCCCCCCAGATGCCGCCGAGCAGGTTCGCCGTCCACGGCGCCGCGCAGCCGACAAGCGCCAGGAAGAATGCGCTTCTCCCGAGCGCTGCCGGCAGGTCGAGTCGCGTCCAGGCCAACCCGAGGATCATGAGGAACATGCCCTGGGTGATGCCGAGCAGGTGCGTCGCGAGACCCAGCCGTGGGACGGTGAAGGCCGGGACCGCCACCCCCACGAACAACGCGACGAGGAACAGCAGGCCGCCGGCCTGAAGCAGCCGGTGGCCCTGGCGCCGAGCGAGATCCGGGTCCATGGGCACCTCCGAGGAAGGCCTGAACGCGAGGCGCGGTCAGCCGAGGCGGGATCTTCGCGCGGAAGCTCGGCCGTGGCAACCGCTCAGTCGACCCGGCAGAACTCCACGTAGAACGTCACGGGGCCGTCCGGACGCACCTCGTGCGGCACCCCGGGCTCGACGACGCCGTGCCTGGCCGGCGTCAGTTCCACCTCCTGGAGCTCCGGGGCGAGGATGCGGTACACGAGGCGGCCCTCGACGACGACGATGCGCGCCCACGTCCCCGGCGCGGTCGTGTGGTGCCGCAGCAGTCCCGGCGGCACGGTCGTCTCCGTGAAGGTCGGCGAGCGCCGGAACGCCACGGCGCCGTCGGGCATCGTCGTCATCGTCGCCTCCGTCGCCGCCGCCCGCGGCGGGAACGTCGCTACTTCTGAATCAGGTAGTTCAGCTTCACCGCGAGCGAGCGGTCCTTCTGGGCGAAGACGTCGGAGGGCAGACCGGTCTGGCGCAGGTCGTTGTAGACGACGTACAGGTCGCTGCCGGCGTGATGGATCAGGTTGAAGCGGATGTTGTTCGAAATCTCGTGACTGGCGGTGTTGTACTGCGTGAGGCTGCGGATGGTCATCTTCGGGCTGAACGTGTAGTCCATGCGCACCGAGGTGAGGTTCACCAGGAAGTTGCCCCACGGCATCTTCACGTCGTTGCGGCTGTACTGCACTTCCGCCGAGAACTGACTCGTCGCGCGCGCGCCGCCGGACAGGGTGAGGCCGCGCCGGGTACCGCCGTAGTAGTCGTCGATCTGGACGTTGGTCCGCTGGTAGAAGCGCTTGCCGGGGCTCGTGTTGTACATGAACCGCCACTCGTTCATGCCGTAGGAGCCGGTCGGCACGGTGACGCCCTGGATCCGGAACGGGTCGTCCAGCACGTCGAGATTCTTCTGGTAGATCACGGTGATGCCGGAGTCGTCGCGGAAGGTCGTGCCGAGCATCAGGTGGTGCAGGCGCGCCACGAGCCGGCCCGTCTGGTCCGTGGTGTACGTGAGCACGTACATCGGCTCGAACAGCTTGACGTTCCCGCGCTTCGGCCGGGGCGTCGGGCCGAAGTAGACCTTCGTGGTGCGGATGCCCGTGCGCTGGACGAAGCCGGCCTCGGCGTTGAAGTTCTTCTGCACGTCCAGGTAGTTCAGCCACAGGTTCCACTTCGGATCGCGGTAGGCGATGCGGCCGTAGAACGCCATGTCGTCGCCCTGACCCTCCACCACGCCCTCGGGGGAGTCGGTCTTCGCCACGTAGGAGTTGACCTGCAGGCTGCGCCCGATGCTGAAGTTGCCGTCGACGGCCATCGTCCGGTTGAAGTGGGCGCTGCCGTCCACCGACTCCTTGTCGATGAAGAGCGCGCCGACGCGGGACCGCCGGAACACGTCGCGGCTGTAGCGGCTCACGAAGAAGTTGTCGCCGGGCCGGCCGAAGGCGCTGTCGGTCCGCACGTCCATGACGGCGATGTTGTTGCGGCCCACCTTGCCGGTCAGACGCGTCCCGCCCAGGATCGGCACGGGCTGGCCGGTGGCCGACAGACCGATGCGGCGGCTGAAGAACAGGTCGGTCTGCACGGGCGTGCTCGTGAACGCCGAGCCGGTGCCCACGGTGAACATGTTCGAGTTCTCGAGGAAGAAGTCGCGCTTCTCGGGGAAGAACAGGCTGAAGCGGGTGAGGTTCACCTGCTGCTCGTCCACCTCCACCTGCGCGAAGTCGGTGTTCAGCGTGACGTCGAGGTTCAGGCTGGGGGTGACGCCGTAGCGGGCGTCGAGCCCGACGTCGCGCTTCCACGTGGTGCGGCGGTTCGTGGCGCTCAGCTCCTGCCGGCGCGGGCCTGCGACCACGAACGGCTTCAGCTTCAGGTCCATCCCGAGGCTCAGGTTCTGGAGGCCGCGCAGTTCCCCGGCCATGCTCACGCGGGTGAGGGAGTAGGCGCGGGGAATCGGGGACCAGTAGTCGATCTCGTTCTTCTTGCGGATGTTCCGCATGAAGTTGATGCCCCAGATCTGCTCGTCGCTGGGGCGGAACCGCAGGGTGTTGGTGGGAATCGCGATCTCGGCCGTCCAGCCGTCGGCCGTGATCCGGGCCGCCGCGTCCCACACGCCGTCCCAATTGCGGTTGACGTTCGAGGTCGTGCCGCGCCCGCCGCCTTCGCCCTCGTCGAAGACCTGCTGTTCGAGCTTCGCGCCGAGAGGCGTCGTCACGAACATGTAGCCGTTGCGCGAGTCCTTGAAGGTGTCGAGGATCACCTGGAAGTTGTCCTCGTCGAAGAGCCGATCGGCGTCCCGCCGCATCTCGGTGGCCACCACGTCCCCGCCGCCGTGATGGGCGTGCTCGCCCGCCGCGGCCGGCTCGCCTCCCGCCTCGGCCACGTCGACGCCGCCCGCCTGATAGGCGTGGACGGCGATGTAGATCGTGCGGGCGTCGTACACGATGCGCACCTCGGTGCGGTCCGACGCGGGCTGGCCCAGGCTGGGCTCCTGCTGCGTGAAGCCGTCCACGGGCGTCGCCGCCTTCCAGGCGTCGTCGCCGAGGTCGCCGTCGATTCTCGGACCGACGTCCACCTTCGCCGCCTGGATGAACGGGCGTTCCCGGCTGGCTTGGGCGGCGGCTGACAGGGGGGTGGCCACGACGAGCGCGGCCGCGAACACGGCAAGTCTTCTCGGCGACATCAAGACCCTTAACTCTACACGTCCGGCCGGGATCGCAGGGCCGGATCCGCACGCATTCGTTGGCCCGTAACCGCTTTCTTTGTAACAACTTGTCATGACCCATCGGCTCCGAGGGCGTGGCGCGCCGTCGCGTCGTTCGGCCAGACGTCTCGAGCGGCAGGCAAGGGGGCGAGGGGGCGACGCCCGACCGTGTGCCCTTTCTAGACGGTGTTCCAGATCGCACCACCGGCCGCGATTTCCGTCGCCAGGCGCGGTTTTCCGGGGGTTTTCGACGAGTCACGGCGGACGCAGGGCTGGAGCGGCCCGGGCGCTGCGCCGAAAGTGAACAGCGACAGACGTCATCGTCGGTGCCCGCCGGCACCGGCCGAAGCTCGTAACTCTTTGAAGGAGAGCACCTTGTATGCGGCCCCCTCCGCCCTGGCAGCCCCCTTGCCATGAAGACCGGCGAGCCACGGCTCCCCGCGACGTGTGGTCGCGGGCACCGAAGAGACACAGCGTGAATCGACGACCGACAAGAACGACGCGAGGGACCGACGCCACATGGCGCTACGGCCTCGTCGCGCTCGTGGCGGTGCTCATCGCGAGCGCCTCGCCGCTCCTGGCCCAGCGCGGGCCGCGCCAGAACGAGGCGCCGCGCAGCCGACACAAGCTCGACCTGGCGCTCCGGGACCGGCTCGAGCGCGGGAACCGTGACACGCGCAGCGGTCGGCAGCGCGAGGAGCGCGTCATCGTCACGATGCGCCCCGGGGCCGACGCGCGTGGGCGCGCCCTCGACCGGATGCAGCGCCGGGGCGGACGCCTCCGCGGCGACCTCCGGATGCTGAACGCGGTCAGCGTCGAGGTGCCGGTGGATCAGCTCGACGCGCTCGCGGACGACGACGACGTCCTGAGCGTGTCGGTCGACGCCGAGGTCACGGCGACCGGGACGATGTCGGCGACGGGGTGGGCCAGAAACGGCGCCTACTCGTTGCGCAGCACCCTCGGCCTCACGACCGCCTCCTCCACGACCCATACGAAAGCGTTCCAGCAGGGGGCGGGATACACCGGCACCGTGGACACGGCGGTGCGGCAATCCAGCCCGGCCTACTCGTACGGGACCGCCACGACCGCCCGGGTCCAGACTGAGTCCTCGGGCGCGCTCTCGGTGATGCTGGTGCGGTTCGACGACATGTTCGGGCCGGGCCCGAACCAGATTCCGTTCGGCTCGACGATCACGTCGGCCACGCTCACGCTGTCGCACCTCGGCGACGGGTCCGCGTATGCCGGCGCCGGACTTCGCCGGATGCTGGTGGACTGGAGCGCCTCGTCGTCGTGGAACGACCTGGCGACACTGGCGGGCGGCCAGGCGCTCGAGGGCGGCGTGGTCGCTGGCACGGACTCCGCCTTCACGACCGGCCTCCTGGGCGGCGGCCCGAAGGCGTTCACGGGGCCGGACCTGGTCGCGAACGTGCAGGCATGGGCCTCCGGCGAGGCGAACTTCGGCTGGGCCGTGTGGCAGACCTCCGGCAACAGCTGGAACGTCCGGACGTCGGAGGACGGATACGTCGCCAACCGTCCGATGCTGACGGTCAGCTACCGGCCGCCCGTCGACACGACCTCGCTCACGGGCGCCGGCATCACGGTGGCCGTCATCGACTCGGGCATGTTCGAGGACGGCGGCGGCGCGGCGCGCGTGAAGACCACGCGCGACTTCAGCACGGGCAACGGCGCGCCGTCGGGGCGGACGGCGGTGGACGGCTACGGCCATGGCACCCACGTCGCCTCGCTCATCGGCGACGACAACGCCGACGCGAAGGGCGTGGCGCCCGGCGTCCGGTTCGTCAGCCTTCGGGCACTCTCCGACGAGGGGACGGGCCGGACGAGCGACGTCATCGCCGCCGTGCAGTGGGCGGTGGCGAACCGGAGCACCTACGGGATCGACGTGATCAACCTGTCGCTCGGCCACCCGGTGTTCGAGCCGGCCGCGACCGACCCGCTGGTGCAGGCGGTCGAGAACGCGGTGCGGGCCGGCATCGTGGTGGTCGTCTCGGCCGGCAACTACGGGACGAACCCGACCACGGGCCTCGTGGGCTACGGCGGCATCACGTCGCCCGCCAACGCCCCGTCGGTCATCACCGTGGGCGCCGCGCGGACCATGGACACGACGCGCCGCACCGACGACCTCGTGTCCGAGTACAGCTCGCGCGGTCCGACGTGGTACGACGGCCTCGCCAAGCCTGACCTGGTCGCGCCTGGGCATCGCGTGTCCGGCGCCACCATGACCCACCAGAAGCTCTACAAGGACTACCCGAAGTCCCGCGGGGCCTCGAAGGGCGGACGGCCGTACCTGAACCTGAGCGGCACGAGCATGGCGGCCGGCGTCGTCAGCGGCACGGTGGCGTTGATGCTCGAGTCGGCGCAGTCCACGTTCGGCATGAAGCCGACGCCGAACGCGGTCAAGGCGATGCTGCAGTACACGGCCTTCCGGATGGCGGACGCCAGCGGCCAGCCGTACGACGTCCTCACGCAGGGCGCCGGCGAACTGAACGCGCTCGGCGCGGTGGACCTGGCCTCGAAGCTCAACCCGACGGCTCCGTCCGGCTCGTGGTGGCTCACCGCGCCGGTGTCGGCGTCGTCCAACGTGGACGGCCAGAACATCGTGTGGGGCGAGAACATCGTCTGGGGCAACAACATCGTCTGGGGCGAATCGGTCTACACGAACCGCCCGGCCTTCGCGAACAACATCGTCTGGGGCGAGAACATCGTCTGGGGCAACAACATCGTCTGGGGCGAGAACGTGGTGTGGGGCAACAGCCTCGTCGCGGGCCAGAACATCGTCTGGGGCGAGAACATCGTCTGGGGCGAGAACATCGTGTGGGGCGAGAACATCGTCTGGGGCGAGAACGTCGTCTGGGGCAACGCCTTCACGTGCCCCTCGTGCGGGGGGCGGTAGGCCATGGAGCTCAGACTCGGCACCGCCCGTTCGCCACGGTCGCAGGCCATGACCCTCGAGATGCCCACGCTCACGCCGACGGCGGCGGTCGTGCACACCGGCGTCACCACCGACTGGAAGGGCATGCTGCCCGTGTTCCAGACGGCTGGCGTCACGCTGCGGGCGCTCCAGACGTCGGACGCGCCGCACCTGCTGTCCCTCCTGTCCACCGAGGAAGTCGCGCGCTTCGTCTCGCCGCCACCGACGACGGCCGAGGCCTTCGAGCGCTTCATCGACTGGACGCACCGCATGCGCCGGCAGGGCAGCTACGCCTGCTACGCCGTCGTGCCGCGCGGGCTCGACCACGCCGTGGGCATCCTGCAGGTCCGGGCGCTGACGCCGGACTTCTCGCTGGCCGAGTGGGGCTTCGCCATCGGCGCCCAGTTCTGGGGCTCGGGCCTCTTCGTGGAGAGCGCCACGCTCACCGTGGACTTCGCGATGGACGTCATCGGCGTGCACCGGCTCGAGGCGCGGGCGGTCACCCTGAACGGCCGCGGTAACGGCGCACTCGCCAAGCTCGGGGCGGTGCGGGAGGCGACGCTACGCAGCTCGTTCTCGAAGGGCGGGCACGATTTCGACCAGTACCTCTGGTCGATCCTCGCCGAGGA is a genomic window containing:
- a CDS encoding glycine zipper 2TM domain-containing protein encodes the protein MRHAVVALLVASAVSLPPIPAFADQHDRGRHDDRYERDYRHGKSRKSKAAPKAWRHYDERHYEPGQRGYDPVRYYRSGGRYRPVRLGRNDRIYRGSDNRYYCRRDDGTTGLIVGGIAGGILGSIIAPRDSKAIGAIIGAGAGAIIGREIDDGIECR
- a CDS encoding ABC transporter permease; the protein is MGLWQDLRFATRLLVKDKWFAAAAVVALALGIGVNATVFTFVNAVLIRGLPFDDPDRIMAIGSYDRVRSRDLGVSYEDFADWRQSATRFAGLAAYSDTTMNVSDEGRPPERDFGTFLSANAFALLGQAPMLGRDFLPDDDRPGAPGVVILGSAVWKSRYGADPGILGRVVRVNDVPSVVIGVMPEDFRFPQNSDLWQPLGMVADLPARPRNARTLGVFGRLRPEASRAEADAELQSIGQRLSRDHPSTNTDVVPRLQTFNERVNGGPIRAVFLSLMGAVAFVLLIACANVANLLLSRAAHRTREIAVRISIGANRWRVVRQLLVESLLLAVVAGLLGLGLAAVGIRLFDLATQDVGRPYWIAFTMDGRVIAFLAAICVGTAILFGLAPALHVSRTDVNDVLKDGGRSGTAGVRVGRWSSVLVMGELALTLTLLAGAGFMMRNFLTLYRLDLGVDTSRLVAMSLTLPDRKYPAVEERLAFYDRLRERLAAVGSVRAASVASNLPLGGGFARRLSIDGRTLAKDEQAPTVTMLTVDPRYFETLGLAVTRGRALDGADGLPGRDGVVVNDRFARRYFPDEDPLGRRIELTLDTAGGAPPPGVAASIGGTIVGIVPNVWQRDLSAPESDPIAYVPFRADPRAFMQLLVRADGDPQAVVPLVREEVRAIDPDLPLYNVRTLDEALARQRWAFRVFGTMFAIFAGIALALSAVGLYAVTAYSVSQRTQEIGVRMALGAAGGDVAGMFLRRSLWQLAVGLSVGLAGALAVGQLFQRTELLVQTTGRDPATIGLIALVLVAVSLAASVWPARRASRLDPLAALRND
- a CDS encoding DUF1971 domain-containing protein, coding for MTTMPDGAVAFRRSPTFTETTVPPGLLRHHTTAPGTWARIVVVEGRLVYRILAPELQEVELTPARHGVVEPGVPHEVRPDGPVTFYVEFCRVD
- a CDS encoding S8 family serine peptidase, which codes for MNRRPTRTTRGTDATWRYGLVALVAVLIASASPLLAQRGPRQNEAPRSRHKLDLALRDRLERGNRDTRSGRQREERVIVTMRPGADARGRALDRMQRRGGRLRGDLRMLNAVSVEVPVDQLDALADDDDVLSVSVDAEVTATGTMSATGWARNGAYSLRSTLGLTTASSTTHTKAFQQGAGYTGTVDTAVRQSSPAYSYGTATTARVQTESSGALSVMLVRFDDMFGPGPNQIPFGSTITSATLTLSHLGDGSAYAGAGLRRMLVDWSASSSWNDLATLAGGQALEGGVVAGTDSAFTTGLLGGGPKAFTGPDLVANVQAWASGEANFGWAVWQTSGNSWNVRTSEDGYVANRPMLTVSYRPPVDTTSLTGAGITVAVIDSGMFEDGGGAARVKTTRDFSTGNGAPSGRTAVDGYGHGTHVASLIGDDNADAKGVAPGVRFVSLRALSDEGTGRTSDVIAAVQWAVANRSTYGIDVINLSLGHPVFEPAATDPLVQAVENAVRAGIVVVVSAGNYGTNPTTGLVGYGGITSPANAPSVITVGAARTMDTTRRTDDLVSEYSSRGPTWYDGLAKPDLVAPGHRVSGATMTHQKLYKDYPKSRGASKGGRPYLNLSGTSMAAGVVSGTVALMLESAQSTFGMKPTPNAVKAMLQYTAFRMADASGQPYDVLTQGAGELNALGAVDLASKLNPTAPSGSWWLTAPVSASSNVDGQNIVWGENIVWGNNIVWGESVYTNRPAFANNIVWGENIVWGNNIVWGENVVWGNSLVAGQNIVWGENIVWGENIVWGENIVWGENVVWGNAFTCPSCGGR
- a CDS encoding ribosomal protein L7/L12, with the protein product MNTTPKWYMPVAVLALLWNLIGCAAYLSDVMMTPEAVAQLSPDQQAMYAARPIWAVSATAIAVWGGALGAVGLILRKRWATPLLVASLAGIVAQDVGLLMMTRDPRRSPCRAWCSRSASPSCSWRGTPAPAAGCRDGTAGGVAMTTPDDIPAAAIEALRRQDKIGAIKIVREHSHLGLKEAKEAVEAYVDRHPDLKAAMQEASSQGLSTLLVWVIVIGVIAFAAWKLTQ
- a CDS encoding DUF5916 domain-containing protein; this encodes MSPRRLAVFAAALVVATPLSAAAQASRERPFIQAAKVDVGPRIDGDLGDDAWKAATPVDGFTQQEPSLGQPASDRTEVRIVYDARTIYIAVHAYQAGGVDVAEAGGEPAAAGEHAHHGGGDVVATEMRRDADRLFDEDNFQVILDTFKDSRNGYMFVTTPLGAKLEQQVFDEGEGGGRGTTSNVNRNWDGVWDAAARITADGWTAEIAIPTNTLRFRPSDEQIWGINFMRNIRKKNEIDYWSPIPRAYSLTRVSMAGELRGLQNLSLGMDLKLKPFVVAGPRRQELSATNRRTTWKRDVGLDARYGVTPSLNLDVTLNTDFAQVEVDEQQVNLTRFSLFFPEKRDFFLENSNMFTVGTGSAFTSTPVQTDLFFSRRIGLSATGQPVPILGGTRLTGKVGRNNIAVMDVRTDSAFGRPGDNFFVSRYSRDVFRRSRVGALFIDKESVDGSAHFNRTMAVDGNFSIGRSLQVNSYVAKTDSPEGVVEGQGDDMAFYGRIAYRDPKWNLWLNYLDVQKNFNAEAGFVQRTGIRTTKVYFGPTPRPKRGNVKLFEPMYVLTYTTDQTGRLVARLHHLMLGTTFRDDSGITVIYQKNLDVLDDPFRIQGVTVPTGSYGMNEWRFMYNTSPGKRFYQRTNVQIDDYYGGTRRGLTLSGGARATSQFSAEVQYSRNDVKMPWGNFLVNLTSVRMDYTFSPKMTIRSLTQYNTASHEISNNIRFNLIHHAGSDLYVVYNDLRQTGLPSDVFAQKDRSLAVKLNYLIQK
- a CDS encoding GNAT family protein — protein: MELRLGTARSPRSQAMTLEMPTLTPTAAVVHTGVTTDWKGMLPVFQTAGVTLRALQTSDAPHLLSLLSTEEVARFVSPPPTTAEAFERFIDWTHRMRRQGSYACYAVVPRGLDHAVGILQVRALTPDFSLAEWGFAIGAQFWGSGLFVESATLTVDFAMDVIGVHRLEARAVTLNGRGNGALAKLGAVREATLRSSFSKGGHDFDQYLWSILAEDWHVRRGQVDWGGHGDTAYRLVA